The following are from one region of the Magallana gigas chromosome 6, xbMagGiga1.1, whole genome shotgun sequence genome:
- the LOC105321528 gene encoding uncharacterized protein isoform X2 yields MQHWKRYALSFAVVMVAVAHLVGAQVNLTELMTSYLSACGLGYSCSDWSASHRLPHTKTLKKSLLCPECSCDDTCFEQRNCCPDKFFARTYTRYRSAVVNFPQRLRQNYIEPEEYAVVDYCPPQNRTSYSRECEIEGTPFYKLTNPPVTSLITNVSYLNRKCAFCHGESEKNLIDWNLSVGYDDCLRRRTIFYLSSYEEVMAYAQMWLCGLVYSPRDTMPVRRKTLLPQSPQYRTRCNVTGTWLESIDEIQMACESSYDLRYRYYTNIFCAMCNPIGTGEGRVIATCNVTGEWREYDESLALACEENPALQMAHPYKNVFCLFCNSRASFSSGPRGREYFYNDVRLEFDEYISNTKKYMYIFRQIVFHNESLQEEMQMYTELNRTTERYEHGVMTTKDAQINITYLLLKQLSLYPVPICDKTLLPAIARNYTASDSLCNPQCMMEDPCQCGLDVALSLPITCIQDRFIPNGKPKLVRVFNACLRMDDRFDGSLHFAAIRYLCENSVSRHDILPVSEDDLSFRNIYCFLCNSQFEIIDDKPQIPSSYSVHGVSVECSHELNIFYSTSFTDIISTAMSSSQCNIWLNTAKSFECEIPPPMFPDKCNVTKYLEINDPDVQWACEESHYSKYVSTRYCEQCNPQAPYTEDKPIETCDNQSTHYDQSYKEACELFPDAVFSLLFPTETRYKNRFCKFCNPPCVDADCTVPSRLNFDCRSNPGSSAVRPPLLNMLFRFNGVSTELNLNGDNDPTNYYVCYPGKILVGGNCSALFSIDVSTKYTLNFEVDVTIEQSGSEDEFDVTSRLNSVLTEIQHRLLFLFPNTLKDRFIFPIQKSSVVNESNRTTQLTALVYVQTEAKGSVNRPLVEDALYHFPSTFLFMIEERSSSMRPGMFPVSSSSTLTARGTHHVAPLSGSDNKFVPSTAAYIDYLVSLNASFLQTPLTNVFIGPLLFCKQRVYNRSDFHVDYKHFELILKSSHRRFQMGEFVVALNGSIQICEQNEPLLQSPKDNIPLRIFTLTCTGVSLFCLLVTFVTYCLFKTLRTIPGLNLMSLVFSLFFAQLLFVFSDNQGDGIWCPVVGILLHYFWLCTCFSLLICCFHMYRVFNSRDLVRSEIHFTSRTFYRYFLFSYLVPFVVVGTNIGVMVGVSGTLGYGERICFVEHVISNIILFIAPIIVTCCLNCFFFLKTVRGISSSSKLRDDKVAEVKTFVKLFSITGLVWTVQIVNAFVGWPVLSWVSTALVCLQGCFIFFSFCFSRSIKRIWKESSLSQISKTNSLTITDTREPKNPAPDDFRKD; encoded by the exons ATGCAACATTGGAAAAGGTATGCCCTGTCCTTTGCTGTGGTCATGGTTGCTGTAGCTCACCTGGTGGGGGCTCAAGTCAATCTGACCGAGTTAATGACGAGTTACCTGAGTGCCTGTGGCCTGGGCTATTCGTGTTCTGATTGGTCAGCCTCTCACCGCCTGCCACACACAAAGACACTCAAGAAGTCCCTACTGTGTCCCGAGTGCTCGTGTGATGACACTTGCTTCGAGCAAAGAAACTGCTGTCCGGACAAGTTCTTTGCGAGAACATATACAAGATACAGATCCGCTGTTGTAAATTTTCCTCAGAGACTCCGACAGAATTATATAGAGCCTGAAGAGTATGCTGTTGTTGATTACTGTCCCCCACAAAACAGGACGTCATACAGCCGCGAATGTGAAATAGAGGGAACTCCCTTTTACAAATTGACCAACCCCCCTGTGACCTCTTTGATCACAAACGTATCATATCTGAATCGCAAATGTGCTTTTTGTCACGGCGAATCAGAGAAAAACCTCATTGATTGGAATTTAAGTGTTGGTTACGACGATTGCTTGAGAAGAAGGACCATTTTTTATCTGTCTTCTTATGAGGAGGTCATGGCCTACGCACAAATGTGGTTATGCGGTCTAGTTTACTCTCCCCGGGACACGATGCCCGTCCGCCGGAAGACGCTGTTACCTCAGTCACCGCAGTACCGAACTCGCTGTAACGTCACGGGCACGTGGTTGGAATCCATCGATGAAATTCAGATGGCCTGTGAATCGTCATACGATCTTCGATATAGGTATTACACCAACATATTCTGTGCCATGTGTAACCCGATTGGTACAGGCGAGGGTCGCGTGATCGCCACGTGCAATGTGACGGGAGAATGGCGCGAGTACGATGAATCCCTGGCCTTAGCTTGTGAAGAAAACCCTGCTCTTCAGATGGCCCACCCttacaaaaatgttttctgTCTTTTTTGCAACAGTAGAGCAAGCTTTAGTTCAGGCCCAAGAGGAAGAGAGTATTTCTATAATGATGTTAGATTAGAATTTGATGAATACATCTCAAACACGAAGaagtatatgtacattttccGTCAAATTGTATTCCATAACGAATCCCTTCAGGAAGAAATGCAGATGTACACGGAATTGAATCGTACAACAGAGAGGTACGAACACGGCGTGATGACGACCAAAGACGCGCAAATCAACATCACCTATTTATTACTGAAACAGTTATCTCTGTATCCTGTCCCTATCTGCGACAAAACGCTGTTACCCGCCATCGCTAGAAACTACACCGCGAGCGACAGTCTCTGTAATCCTCAGTGCATGATGGAAGACCCTTGCCAGTGTGGCCTCGATGTCGCACTTTCTTTGCCAATCACATGCATACAGGACCGTTTCATTCCCAACGGAAAACCAAAACTGGTGCGAGTTTTCAATGCCTGTTTACGCATGGACGACCGTTTTGACGGTTCCTTGCATTTTGCCGCCATTCGGTACTTGTGTGAAAACAGCGTTAGTCGCCATGATATCCTTCCGGTGTCTGAGGATGATTTGTCCTTCCGCAATATATACTGCTTTTTGTGTAACAGCCAGTTTGAAATCATCGATGACAAGCCCCAGATCCCATCGTCTTACAGCGTCCATGGAGTGAGCGTTGAATGCTCCCAcgaattaaatatattttactccACAAGTTTCACAGACATCATCTCGACGGCCATGTCTTCTAGCCAATGTAACATATGGTTAAACACGGCCAAGTCTTTCGAGTGCGAAATACCGCCGCCCATGTTCCCCGATAAATGCAATGTTACAAAGTATCTGGAGATTAATGACCCCGACGTCCAGTGGGCGTGCGAGGAGTCCCATTATAGCAAATACGTCAGCACCCGATACTGTGAACAGTGCAACCCACAGGCGCCTTACACAGAGGACAAACCAATTGAAACCTGTGACAACCAAAGTACTCATTATGACCAATCCTATAAAGAAGCATGTGAGCTATTCCCTGATGCTGTTTTCAGCCTTCTTTTTCCAACAGAAACCAGGTACAAAAACAGGTTTTGTAAGTTTTGCAACCCACCGTGTGTTGATGCTGACTGTACAGTTCCGAGCCGTCTGAACTTTGACTGCAGATCAAACCCAGGATCGAGTGCTGTGCGGCCGCCCCTTTTGAATATGTTATTCAGATTTAACGGCGTATCTAcagaattaaatttaaatggagat AATGACCCAACCAACTACTACGTCTGTTATCCGGGAAAGATCCTTGTAGGTGGAAATTGTTCAGCGCTGTTCAGTATCGACGTGTCAACAAAATACACCCTTAATTTTGAAGTTGATGTCACAATCGAACAGTCTGGAAGCGAGGACGAGTTTGACGTTACGTCAAGGCTCAACTCCGTCTTAACAGAAATTCAACATCGGCTGCTCTTTCTATTTCCAAACACGTTAAAGGATCGCTTTATTTTCCCAATCCAGAAATCCTCGGTAGTGAATGAATCTAACAGAACCACACAGCTGACTGCTTTGGTATATGTCCAAACAGAGGCGAAGGGTTCTGTCAACCGTCCCCTGGTTGAAGACGCCTTGTACCATTTCCCATCCACATTCCTTTTTATGATTGAGGAAAGGTCGTCCAGCATGAGACCGGGAATGTTCCCCGTATCATCGTCGTCCACTTTGACTGCACGTGGTACACACCACGTGGCACCACTATCCGGTTCTGACAATAAGTTTGTTCCATCCACCGCCGCCTACATCGACTACTTAGTCTCTCTGAATGCCTCCTTTCTACAAACGCCGCTAACAAACGTCTTTATCGGCccattgttgttttgtaaacagCGTGTGTACAACAGAAGTGATTTCCATGttgattataaacattttgaactGATTTTGAAATCGTCCCATCGACGCTTTCAGATGGGAGAATTTGTCGTTGCTCTGAATGGATCCATTCAAATCTGCGAACAGAACGAACCCCTCCTGCAGTCTCCAAAAGACAATATCCCTCTTCGAATATTCACTTTAACGTGCACGGGTGTAAGTCTTTTCTGTTTGCTCGTTACATTTGTGACATATTGCTTGTTCAAGACATTACGCACTATACCTGGCTTGAACCTCATGAGCTTGGTGTTTTCTCTTTTCTTTGCACAGCTTTTGTTTGTCTTTTCCGATAACCAAGGCGATGGCATTTGGTGTCCAGTTGTTGGCATTCTTTTGCACTATTTCTGGTTGTGTACATGTTTCTCCCTGCTAATTTGCTGTTTTCACATGTACAGAGTTTTTAACAGCCGGGATCTTGTACGATCTGAAATCCACTTCACATCCCGAACATTCTACAGGTACTTTCTGTTTTCTTACTTGGTTCCTTTTGTCGTTGTTGGAACAAACATCGGAGTGATGGTCGGCGTTAGTGGAACGCTTGGATACGGCGAACGGATATGTTTTGTGGAACATGTCATTtccaatattattttgtttatcgcGCCTATCATAGTCACCTGCTGTCtcaattgtttctttttccttaAGACTGTTCGAGGAATATCCTCTTCGAGTAAATTGAGAGATGATAAAGTAGCGGAAGTTAAAACCTTTGTGAAGCTGTTCTCCATTACTGGTTTGGTCTGGACTGTACAGATTGTGAACGCCTTCGTTGGATGGCCGGTCTTGTCTTGGGTCTCCACGGCTCTCGTCTGCCTCCAAGgttgtttcattttctttagTTTCTGTTTCTCAAGATCGATAAAACGGATATGGAAAGAAAGCAGCCTGTCTCAGATATCCAAGACCAATTCACTAACCATTACGGATACCAGGGAACCAAAGAACCCCGCCCCTGATGACTTTAGAAAAGACTGA
- the LOC105321528 gene encoding uncharacterized protein isoform X1: MLIMNELTCLYYKSKVDFIPCREMQHWKRYALSFAVVMVAVAHLVGAQVNLTELMTSYLSACGLGYSCSDWSASHRLPHTKTLKKSLLCPECSCDDTCFEQRNCCPDKFFARTYTRYRSAVVNFPQRLRQNYIEPEEYAVVDYCPPQNRTSYSRECEIEGTPFYKLTNPPVTSLITNVSYLNRKCAFCHGESEKNLIDWNLSVGYDDCLRRRTIFYLSSYEEVMAYAQMWLCGLVYSPRDTMPVRRKTLLPQSPQYRTRCNVTGTWLESIDEIQMACESSYDLRYRYYTNIFCAMCNPIGTGEGRVIATCNVTGEWREYDESLALACEENPALQMAHPYKNVFCLFCNSRASFSSGPRGREYFYNDVRLEFDEYISNTKKYMYIFRQIVFHNESLQEEMQMYTELNRTTERYEHGVMTTKDAQINITYLLLKQLSLYPVPICDKTLLPAIARNYTASDSLCNPQCMMEDPCQCGLDVALSLPITCIQDRFIPNGKPKLVRVFNACLRMDDRFDGSLHFAAIRYLCENSVSRHDILPVSEDDLSFRNIYCFLCNSQFEIIDDKPQIPSSYSVHGVSVECSHELNIFYSTSFTDIISTAMSSSQCNIWLNTAKSFECEIPPPMFPDKCNVTKYLEINDPDVQWACEESHYSKYVSTRYCEQCNPQAPYTEDKPIETCDNQSTHYDQSYKEACELFPDAVFSLLFPTETRYKNRFCKFCNPPCVDADCTVPSRLNFDCRSNPGSSAVRPPLLNMLFRFNGVSTELNLNGDNDPTNYYVCYPGKILVGGNCSALFSIDVSTKYTLNFEVDVTIEQSGSEDEFDVTSRLNSVLTEIQHRLLFLFPNTLKDRFIFPIQKSSVVNESNRTTQLTALVYVQTEAKGSVNRPLVEDALYHFPSTFLFMIEERSSSMRPGMFPVSSSSTLTARGTHHVAPLSGSDNKFVPSTAAYIDYLVSLNASFLQTPLTNVFIGPLLFCKQRVYNRSDFHVDYKHFELILKSSHRRFQMGEFVVALNGSIQICEQNEPLLQSPKDNIPLRIFTLTCTGVSLFCLLVTFVTYCLFKTLRTIPGLNLMSLVFSLFFAQLLFVFSDNQGDGIWCPVVGILLHYFWLCTCFSLLICCFHMYRVFNSRDLVRSEIHFTSRTFYRYFLFSYLVPFVVVGTNIGVMVGVSGTLGYGERICFVEHVISNIILFIAPIIVTCCLNCFFFLKTVRGISSSSKLRDDKVAEVKTFVKLFSITGLVWTVQIVNAFVGWPVLSWVSTALVCLQGCFIFFSFCFSRSIKRIWKESSLSQISKTNSLTITDTREPKNPAPDDFRKD; the protein is encoded by the exons ATGCTGATTATGAATGAACTTACATGCCTCTATTACAAATCTAAAGTTGATTTCATACCCTGCAGAGAAATGCAACATTGGAAAAGGTATGCCCTGTCCTTTGCTGTGGTCATGGTTGCTGTAGCTCACCTGGTGGGGGCTCAAGTCAATCTGACCGAGTTAATGACGAGTTACCTGAGTGCCTGTGGCCTGGGCTATTCGTGTTCTGATTGGTCAGCCTCTCACCGCCTGCCACACACAAAGACACTCAAGAAGTCCCTACTGTGTCCCGAGTGCTCGTGTGATGACACTTGCTTCGAGCAAAGAAACTGCTGTCCGGACAAGTTCTTTGCGAGAACATATACAAGATACAGATCCGCTGTTGTAAATTTTCCTCAGAGACTCCGACAGAATTATATAGAGCCTGAAGAGTATGCTGTTGTTGATTACTGTCCCCCACAAAACAGGACGTCATACAGCCGCGAATGTGAAATAGAGGGAACTCCCTTTTACAAATTGACCAACCCCCCTGTGACCTCTTTGATCACAAACGTATCATATCTGAATCGCAAATGTGCTTTTTGTCACGGCGAATCAGAGAAAAACCTCATTGATTGGAATTTAAGTGTTGGTTACGACGATTGCTTGAGAAGAAGGACCATTTTTTATCTGTCTTCTTATGAGGAGGTCATGGCCTACGCACAAATGTGGTTATGCGGTCTAGTTTACTCTCCCCGGGACACGATGCCCGTCCGCCGGAAGACGCTGTTACCTCAGTCACCGCAGTACCGAACTCGCTGTAACGTCACGGGCACGTGGTTGGAATCCATCGATGAAATTCAGATGGCCTGTGAATCGTCATACGATCTTCGATATAGGTATTACACCAACATATTCTGTGCCATGTGTAACCCGATTGGTACAGGCGAGGGTCGCGTGATCGCCACGTGCAATGTGACGGGAGAATGGCGCGAGTACGATGAATCCCTGGCCTTAGCTTGTGAAGAAAACCCTGCTCTTCAGATGGCCCACCCttacaaaaatgttttctgTCTTTTTTGCAACAGTAGAGCAAGCTTTAGTTCAGGCCCAAGAGGAAGAGAGTATTTCTATAATGATGTTAGATTAGAATTTGATGAATACATCTCAAACACGAAGaagtatatgtacattttccGTCAAATTGTATTCCATAACGAATCCCTTCAGGAAGAAATGCAGATGTACACGGAATTGAATCGTACAACAGAGAGGTACGAACACGGCGTGATGACGACCAAAGACGCGCAAATCAACATCACCTATTTATTACTGAAACAGTTATCTCTGTATCCTGTCCCTATCTGCGACAAAACGCTGTTACCCGCCATCGCTAGAAACTACACCGCGAGCGACAGTCTCTGTAATCCTCAGTGCATGATGGAAGACCCTTGCCAGTGTGGCCTCGATGTCGCACTTTCTTTGCCAATCACATGCATACAGGACCGTTTCATTCCCAACGGAAAACCAAAACTGGTGCGAGTTTTCAATGCCTGTTTACGCATGGACGACCGTTTTGACGGTTCCTTGCATTTTGCCGCCATTCGGTACTTGTGTGAAAACAGCGTTAGTCGCCATGATATCCTTCCGGTGTCTGAGGATGATTTGTCCTTCCGCAATATATACTGCTTTTTGTGTAACAGCCAGTTTGAAATCATCGATGACAAGCCCCAGATCCCATCGTCTTACAGCGTCCATGGAGTGAGCGTTGAATGCTCCCAcgaattaaatatattttactccACAAGTTTCACAGACATCATCTCGACGGCCATGTCTTCTAGCCAATGTAACATATGGTTAAACACGGCCAAGTCTTTCGAGTGCGAAATACCGCCGCCCATGTTCCCCGATAAATGCAATGTTACAAAGTATCTGGAGATTAATGACCCCGACGTCCAGTGGGCGTGCGAGGAGTCCCATTATAGCAAATACGTCAGCACCCGATACTGTGAACAGTGCAACCCACAGGCGCCTTACACAGAGGACAAACCAATTGAAACCTGTGACAACCAAAGTACTCATTATGACCAATCCTATAAAGAAGCATGTGAGCTATTCCCTGATGCTGTTTTCAGCCTTCTTTTTCCAACAGAAACCAGGTACAAAAACAGGTTTTGTAAGTTTTGCAACCCACCGTGTGTTGATGCTGACTGTACAGTTCCGAGCCGTCTGAACTTTGACTGCAGATCAAACCCAGGATCGAGTGCTGTGCGGCCGCCCCTTTTGAATATGTTATTCAGATTTAACGGCGTATCTAcagaattaaatttaaatggagat AATGACCCAACCAACTACTACGTCTGTTATCCGGGAAAGATCCTTGTAGGTGGAAATTGTTCAGCGCTGTTCAGTATCGACGTGTCAACAAAATACACCCTTAATTTTGAAGTTGATGTCACAATCGAACAGTCTGGAAGCGAGGACGAGTTTGACGTTACGTCAAGGCTCAACTCCGTCTTAACAGAAATTCAACATCGGCTGCTCTTTCTATTTCCAAACACGTTAAAGGATCGCTTTATTTTCCCAATCCAGAAATCCTCGGTAGTGAATGAATCTAACAGAACCACACAGCTGACTGCTTTGGTATATGTCCAAACAGAGGCGAAGGGTTCTGTCAACCGTCCCCTGGTTGAAGACGCCTTGTACCATTTCCCATCCACATTCCTTTTTATGATTGAGGAAAGGTCGTCCAGCATGAGACCGGGAATGTTCCCCGTATCATCGTCGTCCACTTTGACTGCACGTGGTACACACCACGTGGCACCACTATCCGGTTCTGACAATAAGTTTGTTCCATCCACCGCCGCCTACATCGACTACTTAGTCTCTCTGAATGCCTCCTTTCTACAAACGCCGCTAACAAACGTCTTTATCGGCccattgttgttttgtaaacagCGTGTGTACAACAGAAGTGATTTCCATGttgattataaacattttgaactGATTTTGAAATCGTCCCATCGACGCTTTCAGATGGGAGAATTTGTCGTTGCTCTGAATGGATCCATTCAAATCTGCGAACAGAACGAACCCCTCCTGCAGTCTCCAAAAGACAATATCCCTCTTCGAATATTCACTTTAACGTGCACGGGTGTAAGTCTTTTCTGTTTGCTCGTTACATTTGTGACATATTGCTTGTTCAAGACATTACGCACTATACCTGGCTTGAACCTCATGAGCTTGGTGTTTTCTCTTTTCTTTGCACAGCTTTTGTTTGTCTTTTCCGATAACCAAGGCGATGGCATTTGGTGTCCAGTTGTTGGCATTCTTTTGCACTATTTCTGGTTGTGTACATGTTTCTCCCTGCTAATTTGCTGTTTTCACATGTACAGAGTTTTTAACAGCCGGGATCTTGTACGATCTGAAATCCACTTCACATCCCGAACATTCTACAGGTACTTTCTGTTTTCTTACTTGGTTCCTTTTGTCGTTGTTGGAACAAACATCGGAGTGATGGTCGGCGTTAGTGGAACGCTTGGATACGGCGAACGGATATGTTTTGTGGAACATGTCATTtccaatattattttgtttatcgcGCCTATCATAGTCACCTGCTGTCtcaattgtttctttttccttaAGACTGTTCGAGGAATATCCTCTTCGAGTAAATTGAGAGATGATAAAGTAGCGGAAGTTAAAACCTTTGTGAAGCTGTTCTCCATTACTGGTTTGGTCTGGACTGTACAGATTGTGAACGCCTTCGTTGGATGGCCGGTCTTGTCTTGGGTCTCCACGGCTCTCGTCTGCCTCCAAGgttgtttcattttctttagTTTCTGTTTCTCAAGATCGATAAAACGGATATGGAAAGAAAGCAGCCTGTCTCAGATATCCAAGACCAATTCACTAACCATTACGGATACCAGGGAACCAAAGAACCCCGCCCCTGATGACTTTAGAAAAGACTGA
- the LOC105321530 gene encoding cholesterol 25-hydroxylase-like protein 1, member 2, protein MSGNLFDLAELGRGFWNSSDLLSGALRGNYSTKSNHRILQYIWDLRLGREDYIASPLFPVILSVGFYFSFCTPFMIADILGERLPWIHKFKIQTDKQVTFSQIYDTLQLTFWNHVLFVLPAAVGQWIWAPPTPLPHLAPTLLEFVWHQIASLVIFDFQYYVWHWSHHKVRFLYKHIHAVHHRYNSPFVWVTQYLHPWELVTVGFLTTTNSWFLQCHPLTTWSYMLLSIMVSVEAHIGYEFPFCVHNWEPFGMVGGAPKHDMHHLKPMTNFQPFFNHWDKLFNTFCPFMKAGGVKTKELVEYERRVKEAKKAK, encoded by the coding sequence ATGTCTGGAAACCTCTTTGATCTTGCCGAGTTAGGTCGGGGATTCTGGAACTCATCCGACCTCTTGAGCGGTGCTTTGCGTGGAAATTACTCAACCAAATCGAACCACCGAATACTCCAATACATCTGGGATCTACGACTCGGCAGGGAGGACTACATAGCATCCCCTCTCTTCCCGGTTATTCTCTCCGTGGGATTTTATTTCTCTTTCTGCACTCCGTTTATGATCGCCGATATTCTCGGTGAACGGTTGCCATGGATTCATAAATTCAAGATTCAGACTGACAAACAGGTGACTTTCTCACAAATTTACGATACGCTACAACTGACCTTCTGGAACCATGTCCTGTTCGTGCTCCCCGCCGCTGTGGGTCAATGGATCTGGGCCCCGCCCACCCCCTTGCCACACCTTGCCCCCACCCTGTTGGAATTCGTATGGCACCAGATAGCCAGTCTGGTGATCTTCGACTTCCAGTACTATGTATGGCATTGGTCCCACCACAAGGTGCGCTTTCTGTACAAACACATCCATGCAGTGCACCACCGCTACAACAGCCCGTTTGTGTGGGTGACCCAGTACCTCCACCCCTGGGAGCTGGTCACCGTCGGATTCCTGACCACCACCAACTCGTGGTTCCTTCAGTGCCACCCGCTGACCACGTGGAGCTACATGTTACTGAGTATAATGGTCAGTGTCGAGGCCCACATAGGATACGAGTTCCCGTTCTGTGTCCACAACTGGGAGCCATTCGGGATGGTGGGCGGGGCCCCGAAACACGACATGCACCACCTGAAGCCGATGACCAACTTCCAGCCTTTCTTCAATCACTGGGACAAACTGTTTAACACGTTCTGTCCATTCATGAAGGCGGGAGGAGTGAAAACCAAAGAACTTGTGGAGTATGAGCGGCGAGTGAAGGAAGCCAAAAAAGCGAAATAA
- the LOC105321527 gene encoding peptidyl-prolyl cis-trans isomerase B, whose protein sequence is MAWEGTQLVLLVVCLAVVCSNDTGSDNVGPMVTDKVYFDIKMGDEEIGRMVIGLFGDVVPKTVLNFKTLAEGTVVRDGKRLTYEGVRFHRIIRDFIVQGGDITQGNGYGGRSIFETARFPDENFHLDHYGAGWVNMAHHGKDTNSSQFAIFAVPAPWLDGKHVVFGKVLAGMDIFRKMENTPTDSNDRPLTEIIVARCGSLPVDKPFRVDLKPSPE, encoded by the exons ATGGCGTGGGAGGGGACACAGCTCGTGTTGTTGGTGGTCTGTCTGGCGGTGGTGTGTAGTAATGACACCGGCTCAGACAATGTCGGACCTATGGTCACAGACAAG GTGTACTTTGACATCAAGATGGGGGATGAGGAGATAGGGCGCATGGTGATTGGTCTGTTCGGTGATGTGGTTCCAAAGACGGTCCTCAACTTTAAGACTCTGGCCGAGGGCACCGTG GTACGTGATGGAAAGAGATTAACTTACGAAGGAGTGCGTTTTCATCGAATTATAAGAGATTTCATTGTACAAGGAGGGGACATAACACAGGGAAATGGATATGGAG GCAGAAGTATATTTGAGACAGCGAGGTTCCCGGATGAGAACTTCCACCTGGACCATTACGGGGCTGGCTGGGTCAATATGGCGCATCACGGCAAGGACACCAACTCTTCACAGTTCGCCATATTCGCTGTCCCTGCCCCCTGGTTAGACGGCAAACACGTGGTGTTCGGCAAAGTCTTAGCTGGAATG GACATATTCCGTAAGATGGAGAACACTCCCACAGACAGTAACGACCGCCCCCTAACGGAGATAATCGTCGCCAGGTGCGGATCACTCCCCGTAGACAAACCATTCCGGGTGGATTTAAAACCCAGCCCAGAGTGA